GCGTCATGTAATTGATGGGGGCAGTTGGATTACTCATCTTTCTTACGGTTTATCATTTGAAACATTTGCCAGGAGATTTATGGAAAACTTGCAGGAAATTCCTGCGTCAGGTTTAACTCCATCAGTTTACGGTCTCCATGTGGGTATCGTTACCGCAATAGAAAATGATCCCAAAGGTGAATTCCGTGTAAAAGTAAAATTACCTGCAATACATCTCATGGATGAAGGCATTTGGGCAAGATTGGCATTACCGTATGCAGGGAGCAACCGTGGATTTCTCTTCCGTCCTGAGATTGGGGATGAAGTGGTAATTGGTTTTATGAACGACGACCCAAGAAATCCGGTAATCATCGGGAGTATGCATAGCAGCGCCAAACCTTCATCTATTGAGGGTTCTGACGATAATCACGAAAAAGCACTGATCACACGCAGTGGTATGAAAATCGCCTTTGATGAGGATAAAAAAGTCATCGAAGTTTCAACCCCTGGTGGTTATACAATGAAAATTGATGAATCCGAAAAGGAGATTTTATTGGAAGATGCTAATAATAACTTTGTTAAACTAAATGCAGACGGTATTGAAATCGAAAGCGGAAAAGATATTATGATTAAAGCCACAGGGGATTTAAAGATTCAAGGCATAAATCTTGGGATAGAGGCTTCGGCGCAATTGAACGCGCAGGGGAGCGCCGGACTTGAAGTTACAAGTTCAGGAACAACTGTTATAAAAGGTTCATTGGTACAAATTAATTGATTATGCCGGCAGCAGCAAGGATAGGAGATATGCACCTCTGCCCGATGCAGACACCGGGTACGCCGCCCGTTCCGCATGTTGGCGGACCGGTAACGGGTCCGGGCTGCGCGACCGTGCTGATTGGAGGGATGCCGGCAGCTGTAGTCGGCGACATGGCCGTTTGCACTGGACCGCCCGATACAATTGTTGCAGGTTCAGCCACTGTGATGTTTGGCGGAAAACCTGCTGCACGACAGGGAGATACAACAGCTCATGGAGGAAATATTGTTGCCGGTTTTCCAACTGTAATGATCGGAGGATAACATGAATAGCGATAATAACATAGCATTTTTAGGCACGGGATGGTCCTTCCCACCCGCTTTCGATAAAGTTTCCCGTTCAGTGGAAATGACTTCGGGGCGTGAAGATATTGAACGGAGCCTCGAAATCCTCCTAAGTACCCGTCCAGGCGAGCGGGTAATGCAGCCCGACTACGGCTGTAACCTCGACAGGCTGTTGTTTGAGCCGATGGATTTAGCCCTGAGAACTTATATGGAGGAAATGGTGAAAACCGCCATTTTGTATCATGAACCGCGGATTACTGTGGATGCAATTGAAATCGATGAACGAGAAGGTGTTCAAGGACAGATAACGTTAATTGTCGATTACACAATCCGAACCACCAATTCGAGATATAATTTTGTTTACCTGATCGAAAAACAATAGATGGCTTGCATAACAAACATACGACACATTTTGAGGCGCGACGGTACGAACCGGTTCGACCGTCTGCCTGCGGCTTTCGATCCTTCGTATGTGCAGATTGATGAAAAGACTACCGACGATTTGTTGCAACTCATCAGCGAATTTGCCGGACAG
The sequence above is drawn from the Bacteroidales bacterium genome and encodes:
- a CDS encoding PAAR domain-containing protein; translation: MPAAARIGDMHLCPMQTPGTPPVPHVGGPVTGPGCATVLIGGMPAAVVGDMAVCTGPPDTIVAGSATVMFGGKPAARQGDTTAHGGNIVAGFPTVMIGG
- a CDS encoding GPW/gp25 family protein, whose amino-acid sequence is MNSDNNIAFLGTGWSFPPAFDKVSRSVEMTSGREDIERSLEILLSTRPGERVMQPDYGCNLDRLLFEPMDLALRTYMEEMVKTAILYHEPRITVDAIEIDEREGVQGQITLIVDYTIRTTNSRYNFVYLIEKQ